The proteins below come from a single Parageobacillus toebii NBRC 107807 genomic window:
- a CDS encoding adenosylcobinamide amidohydrolase: protein MNVLEVNHVSYHYHRKQVLHDVTFTVAKGEVFGILGPNGSGKTTLLKLLSKELLLQNGSITVNGRPLRSFSQKEWARFAAVLPQTVDAAFGYTVKETVELGRYAHQSGLFPTWTEEDEQAVKTAIEEVGLMEKAEEGIDRLSGGERQRVYLARALAQQPQLLLLDEPTNHMDITQQMKLLDQLVRSAKEKALTVIAIFHDINIASLYCDRLLMLKNGEVVALGTPEELMEPEIFRSVFHASVSRQAHPTVSKPLMAFLREWKFPILQHNELRERFAWTMLEDCVVVTATEPLKVLSSALVGSGFQWATHFVNRQVSKDYDCEDAETEMKHYLRRRGFPVQKTIGMMTAVSVEDAVCMYEKHDAFSVWTVVTAGVGNAVDAAQAWKREELSQKVGTINIMVFIDGTLTDAAYVQALMTATEAKTKALYDEKIVDPETSTYATGTSTDCIAIAATQTGATFPYAGTITPIGKAIGRTVYEATKEALRRYKQRRESL from the coding sequence ATGAATGTGCTTGAAGTAAACCATGTTTCTTACCACTATCATCGTAAACAAGTGCTTCATGATGTAACGTTTACCGTAGCAAAGGGAGAAGTATTTGGGATTTTAGGGCCAAATGGGAGCGGGAAAACGACCTTATTGAAACTGTTAAGCAAGGAGTTGTTATTACAAAACGGAAGCATAACAGTAAACGGCCGGCCGCTTCGTTCTTTTTCGCAAAAAGAATGGGCTCGTTTTGCCGCGGTGCTTCCGCAAACGGTTGATGCGGCATTCGGATATACGGTAAAAGAAACAGTGGAACTTGGAAGATATGCCCATCAAAGCGGTCTATTTCCGACATGGACGGAAGAAGATGAACAAGCGGTGAAAACAGCAATCGAAGAAGTTGGGCTAATGGAAAAAGCAGAAGAAGGGATTGACCGTTTGAGTGGGGGAGAACGTCAGCGCGTTTATTTAGCAAGAGCGCTTGCGCAGCAGCCTCAGCTTTTATTGCTAGACGAACCGACCAATCATATGGACATTACCCAGCAAATGAAGCTATTGGACCAGCTTGTCCGCTCGGCGAAGGAAAAAGCGTTAACGGTTATTGCGATTTTTCATGATATTAACATCGCTAGTTTATATTGTGACAGGCTTTTAATGTTAAAAAACGGGGAGGTAGTCGCGCTAGGGACGCCGGAAGAGCTGATGGAACCTGAGATTTTCCGTTCTGTATTTCACGCGTCCGTAAGCAGGCAAGCACATCCGACCGTCTCTAAACCGCTTATGGCGTTTTTACGGGAATGGAAATTTCCGATATTACAACATAACGAACTGCGCGAACGATTCGCGTGGACAATGTTGGAGGACTGCGTCGTTGTAACCGCAACCGAGCCGCTTAAGGTGTTATCTTCCGCGCTTGTCGGATCAGGCTTTCAATGGGCGACTCATTTTGTCAATCGTCAAGTTTCAAAAGATTATGATTGCGAAGATGCGGAAACGGAAATGAAACATTATTTACGGCGCCGCGGCTTTCCCGTCCAAAAAACGATTGGAATGATGACCGCTGTTTCTGTCGAAGATGCCGTCTGCATGTATGAGAAACATGATGCGTTTTCTGTATGGACCGTTGTTACCGCTGGAGTAGGAAATGCCGTTGATGCCGCACAAGCGTGGAAACGAGAGGAATTAAGCCAAAAAGTCGGCACGATTAACATTATGGTATTTATCGACGGAACGTTGACGGATGCCGCTTATGTGCAGGCTTTAATGACGGCGACGGAAGCAAAAACAAAAGCATTATACGATGAAAAAATTGTCGATCCTGAAACAAGCACCTATGCAACAGGAACATCGACGGATTGCATCGCGATTGCCGCGACACAAACGGGAGCAACGTTTCCTTATGCTGGAACGATCACACCGATTGGAAAAGCGATCGGGCGAACCGTTTATGAAGCGACAAAGGAAGCCCTTCGCCGTTATAAACAGCGGAGGGAATCATTGTGA
- a CDS encoding FecCD family ABC transporter permease, which translates to MQKQFTRIFLSNIWMYAVAITVVITSLLLGISIGSLSIPFSTIIKIIFSISFGLPLPGDVPDDLVQIVMAIRLPRVVLAFLVGASLAVAGAAFQGLLKNALADPYTLGVSSGASVGAVFVIFFGIQLPLFGTFTLPIVSIIFGLVTLVLVLLFTRAVERKMSVETIILVGIMFGAFFSALISLMIALTGEELRQIIAWLMGSVAMRGWKYTMMMLPFFLIGVIMLLFNARELNAFAFGESAAMHIGVDVLKRKVMILTGASLLTGAAVSVSGTIGFVGLVVPHMVRLVCGPNHRLLLPLSLLYGGAFLVLTDLLARTIISPRELPIGVITSLIGAPLFALLFFRRMRRKT; encoded by the coding sequence TTGCAAAAACAATTTACCCGGATATTTTTAAGTAATATATGGATGTATGCAGTTGCAATAACGGTCGTTATTACTTCGCTCTTGCTGGGGATATCGATAGGTTCTCTATCGATTCCCTTTTCTACTATTATCAAGATTATTTTTTCGATCTCGTTTGGGTTGCCGTTGCCCGGCGATGTTCCCGATGATCTCGTGCAAATCGTGATGGCGATCCGCCTTCCACGCGTTGTGCTTGCGTTTCTTGTCGGGGCGTCGCTGGCGGTCGCGGGAGCTGCGTTTCAAGGGCTGTTAAAAAATGCGCTTGCCGATCCGTATACGCTCGGCGTGTCGTCAGGTGCTTCCGTTGGTGCTGTTTTTGTCATTTTCTTCGGTATTCAATTGCCGTTATTTGGTACATTTACGCTTCCTATTGTCAGCATTATATTTGGCCTTGTGACGCTCGTGCTTGTTCTTTTATTTACACGAGCGGTGGAGCGAAAAATGTCCGTAGAGACCATCATCTTAGTTGGAATTATGTTCGGGGCGTTTTTCAGCGCGCTTATTTCCTTAATGATTGCGCTAACCGGAGAAGAATTGCGGCAAATTATTGCATGGCTGATGGGGAGCGTAGCGATGCGCGGCTGGAAATATACGATGATGATGCTTCCGTTTTTTCTCATCGGAGTGATCATGCTGCTTTTTAATGCGCGCGAACTGAACGCTTTTGCGTTTGGGGAGTCGGCCGCTATGCATATCGGGGTCGATGTGTTGAAGCGAAAAGTGATGATTTTAACCGGTGCTTCGTTGCTAACCGGCGCGGCGGTGTCTGTTTCCGGAACGATCGGTTTTGTCGGATTGGTCGTTCCACATATGGTTCGCCTCGTCTGTGGTCCGAACCATCGTCTTCTGTTGCCGCTTTCCCTATTGTATGGCGGTGCCTTTCTCGTTCTTACTGATTTATTGGCACGCACGATTATTTCGCCGAGAGAATTGCCAATCGGCGTAATTACCTCATTGATTGGCGCACCTTTATTTGCACTACTATTTTTTCGAAGAATGCGAAGAAAGACGTGA
- a CDS encoding ABC transporter substrate-binding protein: MKKWKQYVMLLVFILTFGFLFGCNGENASKEPAKKEEPKTEQAAFPVTVKDGLGEDVTIQSEPKKIVSLIPSNTEIAYALGLGDKIVGVSDFDNYPEDVKNKEKIGGLEFNVEKVISLKPDLVLAHASSAHNSKDGLQQLRDAGIAVLVVYDAKTFDDVYHSIELIGKATGTADKAQEIIQNMKTKLEAIKEKAKQIKEEDQAKVWVEISPAPEIYTAGKGTFIDEMLQAISAKNVAGDLEGWPMVTEEKAVAYKPDVIITTYGGAKQVLDRPAWKDVPAVKNKRVYDVNTDLVSRPGPRLIEGVEELAKTIYPDIFK, translated from the coding sequence ATGAAAAAATGGAAACAGTATGTCATGTTGCTCGTATTCATCCTTACATTTGGCTTCTTGTTTGGATGTAATGGAGAGAACGCAAGCAAAGAGCCTGCAAAAAAAGAAGAACCGAAAACGGAACAAGCGGCGTTTCCGGTAACGGTAAAAGATGGATTAGGCGAGGATGTAACGATACAGTCTGAGCCAAAAAAAATCGTTTCCTTAATTCCGAGCAACACAGAGATTGCCTATGCGTTGGGATTAGGAGACAAAATCGTTGGCGTCAGCGATTTTGATAACTATCCGGAAGATGTAAAAAATAAGGAAAAAATAGGCGGCTTAGAGTTTAATGTAGAAAAAGTTATTTCGTTGAAGCCAGATTTAGTACTTGCCCATGCGTCTAGCGCACATAACTCGAAAGATGGGCTTCAGCAATTAAGAGATGCGGGTATTGCTGTATTGGTTGTCTATGACGCGAAAACGTTTGATGATGTATATCATTCAATCGAATTAATTGGCAAAGCGACAGGAACTGCGGACAAAGCACAAGAAATCATCCAAAATATGAAAACAAAATTAGAAGCTATAAAAGAAAAAGCAAAGCAAATTAAAGAGGAAGATCAAGCAAAAGTATGGGTCGAAATATCACCAGCTCCAGAAATTTATACTGCTGGAAAAGGAACGTTTATTGATGAGATGCTCCAGGCGATCTCCGCGAAAAATGTCGCCGGTGATTTAGAAGGGTGGCCGATGGTTACGGAAGAAAAAGCGGTCGCGTACAAGCCGGATGTCATTATTACAACATACGGCGGAGCGAAGCAAGTGTTGGACCGTCCTGCTTGGAAAGATGTCCCGGCGGTGAAAAACAAACGGGTGTATGATGTAAATACAGACTTAGTAAGCCGTCCAGGTCCACGTTTGATCGAAGGAGTAGAGGAACTTGCAAAAACAATTTACCCGGATATTTTTAAGTAA
- a CDS encoding PH domain-containing protein produces MFGKVAADVLGLSDIGSVIKPENYDKVDADDYVMHEDGEKIYFLIKSKSDEYCFTNKALIHLDGTSATSKKRVLRRYDYYKHTISDVSLETAGTVDLDVEIKFKIGAHAYSIDVHKKHLEELKDLYKSLLAISELCHENKTKLEYAHKSLELTANVFGQVKSDTNNFVADFKAVNELAFQWLVDAKTKYTVKDFGFVFERYINN; encoded by the coding sequence ATGTTTGGAAAAGTCGCTGCCGATGTGCTTGGATTAAGCGATATCGGCTCGGTTATTAAACCGGAAAACTATGATAAAGTCGATGCCGATGATTACGTGATGCATGAAGACGGGGAAAAGATTTATTTCTTAATTAAATCGAAGTCGGATGAGTATTGCTTTACCAATAAAGCGCTTATTCATTTGGATGGCACGAGCGCAACAAGCAAAAAACGCGTGTTGCGCCGCTATGATTATTACAAACATACGATTTCCGATGTGTCGCTCGAAACGGCAGGCACGGTCGATTTAGATGTGGAGATTAAGTTTAAAATCGGCGCCCATGCCTATTCGATTGACGTCCATAAAAAGCATTTAGAAGAACTAAAAGATTTATATAAATCGCTGCTCGCCATCTCTGAGCTTTGCCATGAAAACAAAACGAAGCTCGAGTACGCGCATAAAAGTTTGGAATTGACGGCAAACGTATTCGGGCAAGTGAAAAGTGACACAAATAATTTCGTTGCCGATTTCAAAGCGGTGAATGAACTTGCGTTTCAATGGCTCGTTGACGCGAAAACAAAATATACGGTGAAAGACTTCGGCTTTGTGTTTGAACGGTATATTAATAATTAA
- a CDS encoding GntR family transcriptional regulator produces MISKNSPLPIYYQLEQGIKEMIEKGQLKPGEMIPSERELAETYDISRMTVRQAINNLVNDGYLVRKRGKGTFVAATKIEQPLKGLTSFSEDMRARGMEPGTNVLDFNIVPASTSLAQLLDVREGADLYEIRRVRLADGLPMALETLYIPCMLVPRLTREIVSGSVYDFIEKELGLAIQSGVQIIEASVARKMEAELLQIKEGAPVLLMQRRSYLNNGRPLEVVKSVYRGDRYKLTIEMERWSKTARF; encoded by the coding sequence ATGATTAGCAAAAACTCACCGCTTCCTATCTACTATCAATTAGAGCAAGGAATTAAAGAAATGATCGAAAAAGGGCAGCTCAAGCCGGGAGAAATGATTCCGTCCGAGCGGGAACTGGCAGAAACATACGATATTAGCCGAATGACTGTTCGACAGGCGATCAATAACTTAGTGAATGATGGATATTTAGTAAGAAAACGCGGCAAAGGAACATTTGTTGCCGCGACAAAAATCGAACAGCCGCTGAAAGGGCTTACAAGTTTTTCGGAAGATATGCGCGCGCGTGGCATGGAACCTGGAACAAATGTGCTCGATTTCAACATTGTTCCTGCCAGTACGTCGTTAGCACAGCTGCTCGACGTCCGCGAAGGAGCGGATCTTTACGAAATCCGCCGCGTTCGTCTTGCCGACGGGCTGCCGATGGCACTCGAAACATTATATATTCCATGTATGCTTGTTCCTCGGTTAACCCGCGAAATTGTAAGCGGTTCCGTTTATGATTTTATTGAAAAAGAATTAGGGTTGGCCATTCAATCGGGCGTGCAAATAATTGAAGCTTCCGTCGCCCGCAAGATGGAGGCGGAGCTGTTGCAAATAAAGGAAGGTGCGCCTGTATTGCTCATGCAGCGCAGAAGTTATTTAAATAACGGACGGCCTCTAGAAGTCGTCAAATCGGTTTACCGTGGCGACCGCTACAAATTGACGATTGAGATGGAACGCTGGAGCAAAACGGCTCGGTTTTGA
- the nagB gene encoding glucosamine-6-phosphate deaminase, protein MKLIEAANYEEMSQKAADIIIAQVKEKPDSVLGLATGSTMLGTYKQLVEDHRQNGTSYRNVRTVNLDEYIGLSPDHPNSYRYYMNQHLFSHIDIPLSQTYIPNGASDDVEAECRRYEQLIESLGGIDLQLLGIGRNGHIGFNEPGTSFSAPTHVVELAPSTRQANARFFPSLDDVPRQAITMGIATIMKSRHILLLASGTAKAPIMAKLFEETVTTDVPASVLHTHPNVTVIADQDALSLVPDEKRKVYAK, encoded by the coding sequence ATGAAATTAATTGAAGCAGCCAACTACGAAGAGATGAGCCAAAAGGCGGCTGACATCATTATTGCCCAGGTAAAGGAAAAACCTGATTCCGTTCTTGGTCTTGCTACGGGATCGACAATGCTTGGCACATATAAACAATTAGTCGAGGATCATCGCCAAAATGGAACATCTTATCGAAACGTTCGTACGGTCAATTTAGATGAATATATTGGTTTGTCACCCGATCACCCGAACAGCTATCGTTACTATATGAATCAACATTTATTTTCCCATATCGATATCCCGCTTTCGCAAACATATATTCCAAATGGAGCAAGCGATGATGTGGAGGCGGAATGTCGACGCTATGAACAGCTAATTGAAAGTTTGGGAGGAATTGATTTACAGCTGTTAGGAATTGGAAGAAATGGACATATCGGTTTTAATGAGCCGGGGACATCGTTTTCGGCACCGACGCATGTAGTCGAGCTGGCGCCGTCAACACGGCAAGCGAATGCCCGCTTTTTTCCATCTTTAGATGATGTACCGCGCCAAGCGATTACAATGGGAATCGCAACGATTATGAAAAGCCGTCATATATTGCTATTAGCGTCAGGAACGGCGAAAGCGCCAATTATGGCGAAGCTGTTCGAAGAAACCGTGACTACCGATGTGCCGGCATCGGTGCTTCATACTCATCCGAACGTCACGGTAATTGCTGATCAAGATGCATTGTCGCTTGTACCAGATGAAAAACGAAAGGTGTATGCAAAATGA
- the nagA gene encoding N-acetylglucosamine-6-phosphate deacetylase yields MKRWLLKNAVIYAETGKIEQGYVLTEGDKVIEVGPMSSCPASSEAEVIELDPSFSVVPGFIDVHIHGASGADVMDATDEALRTMAKTLPKEGTTSFLATTMTAPIANIERALQNVSQYIYSSNPPGEAEVLGIHLEGPFISPKRAGAQHPKNIIEPNIELFQKWQNIANGHIRLVTLAPEEKNGLALAAYLKETGVVASIGHSDAVYEQVTAAIQSGVTHATHLFNGMRGIHHREPGVAGAVLMHDEVVCELIVDGIHVAPEMVRFAYKMKGCDGLILITDAMRAKCLGAGIYELGGQDVIVQGEKATLRDGTLAGSILKLGDAVKNIMSFTGCTLEDIIRMASWNPAKQLGVSDKKGSIRAGKDADLVVLDEQHHVVMTICRGKLAYSK; encoded by the coding sequence GTGAAACGATGGTTGCTTAAAAATGCGGTCATATATGCGGAAACAGGAAAAATCGAGCAAGGATATGTGCTGACAGAGGGAGACAAAGTGATTGAAGTAGGGCCGATGTCCTCATGCCCAGCTTCTAGTGAAGCGGAGGTGATAGAGCTTGACCCAAGCTTCTCCGTTGTACCAGGGTTTATTGATGTCCATATCCATGGGGCATCTGGAGCCGATGTAATGGATGCGACAGACGAAGCGTTGCGCACAATGGCAAAAACATTGCCAAAGGAAGGCACAACGAGTTTTTTAGCGACGACGATGACCGCACCGATTGCGAATATTGAACGTGCTTTGCAAAACGTTTCGCAATATATATATAGCAGCAATCCACCCGGAGAAGCAGAGGTGCTTGGCATTCATCTAGAAGGTCCATTTATTTCTCCAAAACGAGCGGGAGCGCAGCATCCAAAAAATATTATTGAACCAAACATCGAACTATTTCAAAAATGGCAGAACATCGCGAATGGACATATTCGTCTTGTCACGCTGGCGCCGGAAGAAAAGAATGGATTGGCGCTTGCGGCATACTTAAAAGAAACTGGTGTCGTCGCCTCGATCGGTCATTCCGATGCGGTTTACGAACAAGTAACCGCCGCCATTCAATCAGGAGTGACCCACGCCACTCATTTATTCAACGGCATGCGCGGTATTCATCATCGCGAGCCGGGAGTTGCCGGAGCGGTTCTTATGCACGATGAAGTTGTATGTGAACTAATTGTCGATGGAATTCATGTTGCGCCGGAAATGGTCCGCTTTGCGTACAAAATGAAAGGCTGTGATGGTCTCATATTAATTACGGATGCGATGCGCGCGAAATGTCTCGGCGCCGGTATATATGAACTTGGTGGCCAAGACGTCATTGTTCAAGGAGAAAAAGCAACATTACGAGATGGCACATTGGCTGGAAGCATCTTAAAATTAGGCGATGCGGTGAAAAACATCATGTCTTTTACAGGCTGTACGCTGGAAGATATTATCCGCATGGCTAGCTGGAATCCGGCAAAGCAGTTAGGCGTTTCAGACAAAAAAGGAAGCATCCGCGCCGGGAAAGACGCTGATCTTGTCGTATTAGACGAACAGCATCATGTTGTGATGACGATATGCCGTGGTAAACTTGCCTATTCAAAATAA
- a CDS encoding ATP-binding protein, with product MWLFRSVVGKLWVTILLLVSCVLFVLTILLLKFFENYYVQEAEKELTQLATKISEVIHDYEDEELARSIAWTLVGNMSKAVIFVDSSHYWYSPTNDELRDLPLSFIKQDKDLRKVLTEGKNVKKKTYLPNVQTGRSRYSSDVIIVGVPLEMANGNRGGVFIYQSLQAIEDTTRQTKKLIFLAAFIAIVLTTFFAFFLSTRITAPLRKMRQAAFEVARGKFDTKVPILTDDEIGGLAMAFNQMGRRLQFNINALNQEKEQLASILSSMADGVITFNRDGEILITNPPAERFLQAWYFEQGNGAETMAPLPPQVKELFIRVVREEKEQSIELSLQGRTWVILMTPLYSKTTVRGVVAVLRDMTEERRLDKLRKDFVANVSHELRTPIAMLQGYSEAIIDDIAATDEEKKEMAKVIYDESLRIGRLVNDLLDLARMEAGHITLDYETVQLVPYIERIIRKFQGLAKEKQIDLSAEFKNEDIQITMDPDRIEQVLTNLIDNAIRHTDKNGMVKIIVERSGDGVTIHVQDSGSGIPEEDLPFVFERFYKADKARTRGRSGTGLGLAIAKNIVEAHKGTISVHSKLHEGTTFTFYLPNGPHET from the coding sequence ATGTGGCTTTTTCGCAGCGTAGTCGGGAAATTATGGGTTACTATATTATTGCTCGTTTCGTGTGTGTTATTTGTTCTTACGATTCTCTTATTGAAATTTTTTGAAAATTATTATGTACAAGAAGCGGAAAAAGAATTAACTCAGCTAGCAACAAAAATATCGGAAGTAATACATGATTACGAAGACGAAGAACTGGCCCGTTCCATTGCATGGACGCTTGTCGGTAATATGTCTAAAGCTGTTATTTTTGTTGATTCATCGCATTACTGGTATTCTCCTACAAACGATGAATTGCGGGATCTGCCGTTATCATTCATTAAGCAAGATAAAGATTTGCGAAAAGTATTGACAGAAGGAAAAAACGTAAAAAAGAAAACCTATTTGCCAAACGTACAAACCGGCAGAAGTCGATATAGCAGTGATGTGATTATTGTTGGCGTGCCGCTTGAAATGGCAAATGGAAATCGGGGCGGAGTATTTATTTATCAATCATTGCAGGCAATTGAAGATACAACAAGGCAAACGAAAAAGTTAATTTTTCTTGCGGCATTTATCGCCATTGTGTTAACAACATTTTTTGCCTTTTTCTTATCGACCCGTATTACCGCTCCATTGCGGAAAATGCGGCAAGCAGCGTTTGAAGTGGCGCGAGGCAAGTTTGATACAAAGGTGCCAATTTTAACGGATGATGAAATTGGCGGCTTGGCAATGGCGTTTAATCAGATGGGCAGACGGCTGCAGTTTAATATTAATGCCCTAAATCAGGAAAAGGAGCAGTTAGCAAGCATTTTAAGCAGCATGGCCGATGGAGTTATTACATTTAATCGCGATGGCGAAATATTAATTACGAATCCGCCTGCGGAGCGGTTTTTGCAAGCATGGTATTTTGAGCAAGGAAACGGTGCGGAAACGATGGCTCCGCTGCCGCCGCAAGTAAAAGAGTTATTTATTCGTGTTGTCCGCGAGGAGAAAGAGCAATCGATTGAATTGTCGCTACAAGGACGGACATGGGTGATTTTGATGACGCCGCTTTACAGCAAAACGACTGTACGCGGTGTGGTAGCGGTGCTGCGCGATATGACGGAAGAACGCCGCTTGGATAAACTTCGCAAAGATTTTGTCGCCAACGTTTCCCATGAGCTGCGCACGCCGATTGCGATGCTTCAAGGGTATAGCGAAGCGATTATTGATGATATTGCGGCAACGGATGAAGAAAAGAAAGAAATGGCAAAAGTGATTTACGACGAATCGTTGCGCATAGGCCGTCTTGTCAATGACTTGCTTGATTTGGCGCGCATGGAAGCGGGGCATATTACATTAGATTACGAAACCGTTCAGCTCGTTCCGTATATTGAGCGGATTATTCGCAAATTCCAAGGGCTAGCAAAAGAAAAACAAATTGATTTGTCGGCGGAGTTTAAAAATGAGGATATCCAAATTACGATGGATCCAGACCGGATCGAGCAAGTTTTGACGAATTTAATTGATAATGCGATTCGTCATACGGATAAAAACGGAATGGTCAAGATCATTGTTGAGCGAAGCGGAGACGGCGTCACGATTCATGTCCAAGATTCCGGCTCCGGCATCCCAGAAGAAGATTTGCCGTTTGTGTTTGAACGCTTCTACAAAGCGGATAAGGCGCGTACGCGCGGCCGCTCGGGAACGGGATTGGGCCTTGCCATTGCGAAAAATATCGTTGAGGCCCATAAAGGGACGATTTCCGTTCATAGCAAGCTTCATGAAGGAACGACGTTTACGTTTTATTTGCCAAACGGTCCGCATGAAACATAA
- a CDS encoding response regulator transcription factor, whose product MDKDQQVKILVVDDEERIRRLLKMYLERENYIIDEADNGDDALEKALENDYDVILLDLMLPGRDGIEVCKGIREKKATPIIMLTAKGEESNRVQGFEVGTDDYIVKPFSPREVVLRVKALLRRAANTAYVLADTTAKDVLVFPHLTIDNDAHRVTVDGQEVNLTPKEYELLLFLARSPDKVFDREQLLKEVWHYEFFGDLRTVDTHIKRLREKLNKVSPTAAKMIVTVWGVGYKFEVVND is encoded by the coding sequence ATGGATAAAGATCAACAAGTCAAAATTTTAGTAGTAGATGATGAAGAACGCATTCGGCGCTTACTAAAAATGTATTTAGAGCGCGAAAACTATATCATTGATGAGGCTGATAACGGCGATGACGCGCTCGAAAAAGCGCTCGAAAATGACTATGATGTCATTTTGCTTGACCTCATGCTGCCAGGGAGGGACGGTATTGAGGTATGTAAAGGAATTCGCGAAAAGAAAGCAACCCCGATTATTATGCTGACAGCAAAAGGGGAAGAATCAAACCGTGTTCAAGGGTTTGAAGTAGGGACAGACGATTATATTGTTAAGCCATTTAGCCCGCGCGAGGTCGTATTGCGCGTAAAAGCGCTGTTGCGGCGTGCGGCGAATACTGCGTATGTTCTTGCTGATACGACCGCAAAAGATGTGCTCGTTTTTCCGCATTTAACAATTGATAACGATGCCCATCGCGTAACGGTTGACGGTCAGGAAGTGAATTTAACGCCGAAGGAATACGAGTTGCTTCTATTTTTGGCAAGATCTCCAGATAAAGTATTTGACCGTGAACAGCTATTGAAAGAAGTATGGCACTACGAATTTTTTGGCGATTTGCGCACGGTAGATACCCATATTAAACGTTTGCGTGAAAAGTTGAATAAAGTCTCCCCAACGGCGGCAAAGATGATCGTAACCGTTTGGGGGGTTGGCTATAAATTTGAGGTAGTGAATGACTAA